In Aridibaculum aurantiacum, the following proteins share a genomic window:
- the gldG gene encoding gliding motility-associated ABC transporter substrate-binding protein GldG: protein MIDKILKNKFWWLWLTLILLVVVYVASLGRFRLDLTKEKRFSLSPSTINLLRNLDDDVQVDVFLTGELSSGFRKLSNATDELLSEFKEYGGANVQYRFFRPGEGLPDSLRMEIYDSLVQMGVRPFTNQVTAKEGEETSERLIFPGAIVSYKDRRIGIDLMSGKSGMDEETSLNYSEALLEFKLADAIDKLTRTEVPVIAYAAGNGQPLNPTVRDLFDVLRNNYNLGVLDLQIGHLDPQKINALLVVKPANAFTDVEKLKIDQYVMQGGNVIWFIDKLYAELDSLYRSQADFVAFDKNLNIDDQLFKYGVRINGDLLQDLKCAKLPMVVGQRADGQPQFSRVPFPYYPLLTSTGTHPISKNLDDVLSIFPSSIDTVQAPGIKKTILLSTDTLSRSLSTPAIVTLQSVKTEDDIRTFNRSYVPVAVLLEGKFSSLYANRLTTALRDSLRTYTDVPFAASGVKESKQVVVSDADIVTNVVTQSEGALPMGTQQYENYAFANKEFLMNTVDYMVSKSGILETRSKDVTLRLLDKQRVQNEKTKWQLINLLLPILLVLLFGWIYQALRKKQYAN, encoded by the coding sequence GTGATCGATAAAATATTAAAGAATAAATTTTGGTGGCTTTGGCTTACGCTCATACTGCTGGTAGTAGTGTATGTGGCTTCGCTTGGTAGGTTCAGGTTAGATCTTACTAAGGAAAAACGTTTTTCACTAAGCCCTTCTACCATCAACCTGCTACGTAACCTGGATGACGATGTGCAGGTGGATGTATTTCTTACCGGGGAACTTAGTTCTGGGTTTAGAAAGCTTAGTAATGCTACTGATGAGCTGCTGAGCGAGTTCAAAGAATATGGTGGAGCAAACGTTCAATACCGCTTCTTCCGGCCGGGTGAAGGCTTACCAGATAGCCTACGCATGGAGATTTATGATAGCCTGGTGCAGATGGGCGTTCGGCCTTTCACCAACCAGGTTACGGCCAAAGAAGGTGAAGAGACTTCTGAACGATTGATTTTTCCGGGAGCTATAGTAAGCTACAAAGACAGGCGCATTGGCATAGACCTGATGAGTGGCAAGAGCGGGATGGATGAAGAAACAAGTTTAAATTATAGCGAGGCACTGCTTGAATTTAAACTGGCCGATGCCATAGACAAACTTACCCGTACTGAAGTGCCAGTAATAGCATATGCAGCTGGTAATGGACAGCCACTTAACCCTACTGTGCGCGACCTGTTTGATGTACTCAGAAATAACTATAACCTTGGCGTCCTCGACCTCCAGATCGGCCACTTAGACCCGCAGAAGATAAATGCTTTACTTGTAGTGAAGCCGGCTAATGCTTTCACGGATGTAGAAAAGCTAAAGATTGATCAGTACGTGATGCAGGGTGGCAACGTCATCTGGTTCATTGATAAATTGTATGCAGAACTGGACAGTTTATACAGGTCACAAGCTGACTTTGTTGCTTTTGATAAAAACCTGAACATAGACGACCAGTTGTTTAAGTATGGTGTTCGTATCAATGGAGATTTATTGCAAGACCTGAAATGTGCTAAGCTTCCAATGGTAGTGGGGCAGCGTGCAGATGGACAACCACAATTTTCACGTGTACCTTTTCCTTATTACCCTTTACTCACTTCTACAGGTACACATCCTATTTCTAAAAACCTGGACGATGTATTGAGCATTTTTCCTTCTTCCATTGATACAGTACAAGCTCCCGGTATCAAGAAAACAATTTTACTAAGTACCGATACATTAAGCCGTAGTTTAAGTACACCGGCTATAGTCACTTTACAATCAGTAAAAACAGAAGATGACATAAGAACCTTCAACCGTAGCTATGTGCCGGTGGCCGTGCTGTTAGAAGGAAAGTTCTCTTCACTCTATGCCAATCGACTTACCACTGCCTTGCGTGATAGCCTGCGAACTTATACAGATGTGCCATTTGCTGCATCCGGCGTAAAAGAGTCAAAACAGGTGGTAGTGAGTGATGCTGATATTGTGACCAATGTAGTAACCCAAAGTGAAGGTGCGCTGCCAATGGGAACGCAGCAGTACGAAAATTATGCTTTTGCCAATAAAGAATTCCTGATGAACACGGTGGATTACATGGTTAGCAAGAGCGGCATACTGGAAACACGATCAAAAGATGTAACCCTGCGACTGCTGGATAAGCAGCGGGTTCAGAATGAAAAAACAAAATGGCAGCTTATAAACCTGCTGTTGCCCATACTCCTGGTACTACTTTTCGGATGGATCTACCAGGCCCTGCGTAAAAAGCAATATGCTAACTAA
- a CDS encoding TerC/Alx family metal homeostasis membrane protein produces the protein MTDNEITYLIFGIVLALSMILDLAFLTKANTTITLRKAFYQSIFWVAISLAFCGFVWYELGGIVGMKFLTAYLMEKSLSIDNIFVFILIFTFFKVKEADAARALFVGIILAIIFRVVFIYLGIELIERFHWLLYVFGFFLLYTGAKLFFKKDEEEFDPSKSLIYRWAGKIFRITNVEPNGRYVIKSKGKIFFTTLSLVVVMLAAIDIVFALDSIPTVVSLVREKANVPFSADDKLVIYSSNIFAVLGLRSLFFLLRGAVNKFDFLQQGIAIVLVFIGVKMLIEFFDIHISIYISLAVILVCLLGSILYSMQVKRKGTPKEVDDGTL, from the coding sequence ATGACTGATAACGAAATCACGTACCTCATATTCGGGATCGTATTGGCTCTGTCAATGATCCTCGATCTTGCTTTTCTTACCAAGGCCAATACCACCATCACCTTACGAAAAGCATTTTACCAATCAATATTCTGGGTGGCTATTTCTCTTGCATTCTGCGGCTTCGTGTGGTACGAGCTGGGAGGAATTGTAGGAATGAAATTCCTGACGGCCTATCTCATGGAGAAGAGCCTGAGCATTGATAACATCTTTGTGTTCATTCTCATTTTTACATTCTTCAAAGTAAAAGAAGCAGATGCTGCACGTGCCTTATTTGTTGGGATCATACTGGCAATCATTTTCAGGGTGGTATTCATTTACCTGGGAATAGAACTGATAGAACGCTTCCACTGGTTGTTATACGTGTTTGGCTTCTTCCTGTTGTATACAGGTGCCAAGCTGTTCTTCAAAAAAGATGAAGAAGAATTCGATCCGTCAAAGTCGCTCATCTATAGATGGGCAGGAAAGATCTTTAGGATAACCAACGTAGAGCCGAATGGCCGCTATGTAATTAAGAGCAAGGGGAAGATCTTCTTTACCACCCTTTCTTTGGTGGTGGTCATGCTGGCTGCAATCGATATTGTTTTTGCGTTGGATAGTATACCAACAGTTGTGTCGCTGGTACGCGAAAAAGCCAATGTTCCTTTTTCTGCCGATGATAAACTGGTGATCTATTCATCCAACATCTTTGCAGTTCTTGGTTTGCGCAGCCTGTTCTTTTTATTAAGAGGAGCAGTAAATAAGTTCGACTTCCTTCAGCAGGGTATTGCCATTGTGCTTGTTTTTATAGGTGTAAAAATGCTGATCGAATTCTTCGATATCCATATATCTATCTACATCTCGTTAGCTGTTATACTGGTTTGCTTGTTAGGTTCTATCCTTTACTCAATGCAAGTAAAACGGAAGGGTACGCCTAAAGAAGTGGACGACGGAACTTTATAA
- a CDS encoding bifunctional UDP-N-acetylmuramoyl-tripeptide:D-alanyl-D-alanine ligase/alanine racemase, translated as MYPISTIAEVLNARSVLAEPGTAIEHLLTDSRRLVMAAATLFFGIETSRRNGSDFVSELYAAGVRNFVVKNEFDPSPFPLANFVYVDDPLVALQQLVAWHRRHFNLPVIGITGSNGKTIVKEWLYQLLYADQNIVRSPKSFNSQVGVPLSVWQLNEQHTLAIFEAGISMPGEMSVLENIIKPTIGVLTNIGEAHGANFASKQEKLQEKFQLFAGAKMIACNNGDALIENYLHEHQEANVFTWGYKGKDLRLLSVEKKGNQSLLVAEYKNAEVSITIPFSDNASIENAISCWCILLLMGVPNEVISRRMQLLQPVEMRLQMKRGINNCSIINDSYSNDISSLNIALDFLQQQAGKQKATVILSDLGESGHAVKQYSKVAAALLRYKIDKFVGIGNDLCSFESLFSGLPDRHFFRSVEEFKQQLPLITFRDEVILVKGARVFEFEQIGSLFEQQVHQTVMEVNLSAMVNNLKQFHQYLKPTTKVMAMVKAFSYGSGSAEVASVLQYHKVDYLAVAYADEGVELRKAGIHMPVMVMNPEDVTFPVLLQYNLEPEMYSLDLLNSFCSYVEKQGVEQVGIHIKLDTGMHRLGFEHEDVEELLAYLQAHKTLVVKSVFSHLVGSEEQEHDAFTQYQGKTFNGFVQRLKQVIDYPFITHISNSAAIFRHPNMQYDMVRLGIGLYGIDTSASNVLQLQPVATLRTTISQIRKVKAGESVGYSRKGMLQKDATIATIRIGYADGFRRKLGNGNGKVFLKGATAPVVGNVCMDMTMIDVSDIEDVKEGDAVEIFGPNLPVEQLAKWCETIPYEIMTNISLRVKRVYYEE; from the coding sequence ATGTATCCTATTTCTACCATTGCCGAGGTATTGAATGCCCGTTCAGTTCTTGCTGAACCGGGCACTGCTATAGAGCACCTGCTTACCGACAGCAGGCGGCTGGTAATGGCAGCAGCTACATTATTTTTTGGAATAGAAACCAGCCGCAGAAATGGAAGCGATTTTGTAAGCGAGTTGTATGCTGCAGGTGTAAGAAATTTTGTAGTAAAAAATGAATTTGATCCATCACCGTTTCCTCTTGCAAATTTTGTTTATGTAGACGATCCTTTAGTGGCACTGCAACAACTGGTGGCATGGCACAGGCGGCATTTCAACCTGCCTGTTATAGGCATTACCGGCAGTAACGGCAAAACCATAGTAAAGGAGTGGTTGTACCAATTGTTATACGCTGATCAGAATATTGTACGCAGTCCTAAGAGCTTCAACTCGCAGGTGGGTGTGCCGCTAAGTGTGTGGCAGCTAAACGAGCAACACACGCTTGCTATTTTTGAAGCAGGTATATCGATGCCGGGTGAGATGTCAGTGCTGGAGAATATTATTAAACCTACCATTGGCGTACTAACCAATATTGGTGAAGCGCACGGGGCAAATTTTGCCAGTAAGCAAGAGAAGCTACAGGAGAAGTTTCAATTATTTGCCGGGGCCAAAATGATAGCCTGCAACAATGGAGATGCGTTGATTGAGAATTACCTGCATGAACACCAGGAGGCAAATGTTTTTACCTGGGGATATAAAGGGAAAGATCTGCGATTGCTATCGGTAGAGAAAAAAGGCAACCAGTCATTATTGGTAGCTGAATATAAAAATGCTGAGGTTTCTATCACCATTCCTTTTTCTGATAATGCATCTATAGAGAATGCTATTTCCTGCTGGTGTATACTGTTGCTGATGGGCGTACCAAATGAAGTCATCAGCAGGCGCATGCAACTGCTGCAGCCGGTAGAGATGCGGCTACAAATGAAGCGTGGCATCAACAATTGCTCTATCATTAACGATAGTTACAGCAACGATATCAGCAGCCTGAATATCGCTCTTGATTTTTTACAACAGCAAGCAGGCAAACAAAAAGCTACCGTCATCTTATCTGATCTTGGAGAATCAGGTCATGCGGTAAAACAATATTCTAAAGTGGCAGCCGCATTACTCCGTTACAAAATTGACAAGTTCGTTGGTATAGGAAACGATCTATGTTCTTTCGAAAGCTTGTTTTCCGGTTTGCCTGATAGACATTTTTTTCGCTCAGTTGAAGAGTTCAAGCAGCAGCTCCCGCTCATTACCTTTAGAGATGAAGTAATACTAGTGAAAGGTGCAAGGGTTTTTGAGTTTGAGCAAATCGGCAGCTTATTCGAGCAGCAGGTTCACCAAACGGTAATGGAAGTAAACCTTTCTGCCATGGTGAACAACCTGAAGCAGTTTCACCAATACCTGAAGCCAACTACCAAAGTAATGGCTATGGTAAAAGCATTTAGCTATGGAAGTGGCAGTGCAGAAGTGGCCAGCGTGTTGCAATATCATAAAGTAGATTATTTGGCTGTAGCCTATGCTGATGAAGGTGTGGAATTACGTAAAGCAGGCATTCACATGCCGGTGATGGTAATGAACCCTGAAGATGTTACTTTTCCAGTGCTGCTACAGTACAACCTTGAACCAGAAATGTATTCGCTTGACCTGCTAAATTCATTCTGCAGTTATGTAGAAAAGCAAGGTGTAGAGCAGGTGGGCATTCACATCAAACTAGATACAGGCATGCATCGGCTTGGCTTCGAACATGAAGATGTAGAAGAATTGCTAGCGTACCTGCAGGCTCATAAGACTCTTGTGGTGAAGTCGGTTTTCTCTCACCTGGTGGGAAGCGAGGAGCAGGAGCACGATGCCTTTACACAATACCAGGGTAAAACATTTAATGGTTTTGTACAGCGCCTTAAGCAGGTGATTGACTATCCTTTTATCACACATATATCCAACTCGGCAGCTATATTCAGGCACCCCAACATGCAGTACGACATGGTGCGGTTAGGCATTGGCCTTTACGGTATAGATACATCGGCAAGCAATGTATTGCAGCTGCAACCGGTGGCTACCTTACGAACTACCATTTCTCAGATACGAAAAGTGAAGGCTGGTGAAAGTGTAGGTTATAGCAGGAAAGGGATGCTTCAGAAAGATGCCACTATTGCCACTATACGGATTGGTTATGCCGATGGCTTTAGAAGAAAGCTCGGCAATGGCAATGGCAAAGTTTTCCTGAAAGGAGCAACAGCCCCTGTAGTTGGCAATGTGTGCATGGACATGACGATGATAGATGTGTCAGATATAGAAGATGTAAAGGAAGGTGACGCAGTTGAAATATTTGGTCCCAACCTGCCGGTGGAGCAACTGGCTAAATGGTGCGAAACCATTCCTTACGAAATCATGACCAATATAAGCCTGCGCGTAAAGCGTGTGTACTACGAAGAGTAA
- a CDS encoding inorganic phosphate transporter, giving the protein MMIVIFLLLAVLFLTYFNGANDNFKGVATLWGSGTLSYRSALVLATVATFAGSICSYFFAATLIKNFSGKGLVPDHFIQSVPFALSVALGAGTTVLLATRFGFPISTTHSLVGGLIGAGVVAVGTAVKFSTLGTTFLLPLLLSPLIAVLASGSLYSLFHKARKAAGIQEESCICIGKKWIPVAAITSGSHFQSLPILQATVATNDECLMQYNGRFLGISFQPLLNNLHYISAGIVSFARGLNDTPKFVSLLLITQLFNIPVYIGLLACVMVTGGLLNARRVAQTMSKKISRFNHGQGFTANMVTGFLVITASVFGMPVSTTHVSVGSIFGVGVINHTANPNEMMKILLSWVLTLPLAALLSSCFYFIFKNIQL; this is encoded by the coding sequence ATGATGATAGTGATCTTTCTCTTGTTGGCTGTATTGTTCCTCACCTACTTCAATGGGGCAAATGATAACTTTAAAGGGGTGGCAACTTTATGGGGTAGTGGTACTTTATCTTATAGATCAGCATTGGTACTTGCTACTGTAGCCACTTTCGCAGGATCTATCTGCTCTTATTTTTTTGCAGCTACACTTATTAAAAATTTTTCTGGAAAAGGTTTGGTTCCGGATCATTTTATCCAATCTGTTCCATTTGCCTTATCAGTGGCATTGGGTGCTGGGACTACAGTTTTATTAGCCACGCGATTTGGATTTCCTATTTCGACTACACATAGCCTGGTAGGTGGTTTGATAGGTGCCGGTGTGGTAGCCGTTGGTACGGCAGTTAAATTTTCTACTTTAGGAACTACTTTTTTATTGCCTTTGTTGCTAAGCCCGCTGATAGCCGTATTAGCAAGCGGCTCTTTATATAGTCTATTTCATAAAGCACGTAAGGCTGCAGGTATACAAGAAGAAAGCTGCATTTGTATTGGTAAAAAATGGATACCAGTTGCGGCTATAACAAGTGGCAGCCATTTCCAATCTTTGCCTATTTTGCAAGCTACAGTAGCTACTAATGATGAATGCTTGATGCAGTACAATGGCCGTTTCCTTGGCATCAGCTTTCAGCCCTTACTGAATAATTTACATTATATAAGTGCAGGCATTGTATCATTTGCACGTGGTTTAAATGATACGCCAAAGTTCGTTTCGCTACTGCTGATCACGCAGCTATTCAACATCCCGGTTTACATTGGTTTATTAGCATGCGTTATGGTAACTGGTGGTTTATTGAATGCAAGAAGAGTGGCACAAACCATGAGTAAAAAGATCTCCCGTTTCAACCACGGCCAGGGATTTACAGCAAACATGGTTACGGGTTTCCTTGTGATAACAGCTTCAGTATTTGGTATGCCTGTATCAACTACGCATGTATCGGTAGGAAGTATTTTTGGCGTAGGCGTTATCAACCATACAGCCAATCCCAATGAAATGATGAAGATCCTTTTGTCATGGGTGCTTACACTGCCACTGGCAGCACTGCTTAGCAGCTGCTTTTACTTTATATTTAAAAACATACAGCTATAA
- the arsM gene encoding arsenosugar biosynthesis arsenite methyltransferase ArsM, protein MEQAYLETTRNVYKDAAENPNVGLCCTTTPIWQLPGLSIPKRMLEMNYGCGSTVNPRDLVNNPRILYVGVGGGMELLQFAYFSRQLGGVTGVDVVDEMLEASRQNFVEAEKVNPWFRSEFVNLVKGDALHLPIEDNSIDVAAQNCLFNIFKHDDLKKALQEMYRVLKPRGRLVLSDPTCEQEMPEVLREDERLRALCLSGSLPLKEYIKMITDVGFGTVEIRAKRPYRILDPANYATDELIYIESVEVCAIKDPMPADGPCVFTGKTAIYFGKDECFDDEKGHVLLPNQPLAVCDKTAGALAAFGRNDIFISESNYFYDGGGCC, encoded by the coding sequence ATGGAACAGGCTTATTTAGAAACGACAAGAAATGTATACAAGGACGCAGCCGAAAATCCTAACGTTGGCCTTTGCTGCACCACTACACCAATCTGGCAATTGCCGGGGCTAAGCATTCCTAAACGGATGCTTGAGATGAACTATGGATGCGGCAGTACGGTTAATCCTCGTGATCTTGTAAACAACCCGCGCATATTGTATGTAGGCGTTGGTGGCGGAATGGAGTTGCTGCAGTTTGCATATTTCAGCAGGCAACTAGGTGGTGTAACAGGTGTAGACGTGGTAGATGAAATGCTGGAAGCAAGCAGGCAGAATTTTGTAGAAGCGGAAAAGGTAAATCCATGGTTCCGGAGCGAGTTTGTAAACCTGGTAAAAGGTGATGCGCTTCATTTGCCTATAGAAGACAATTCCATTGATGTAGCTGCACAAAACTGCCTGTTTAACATCTTTAAGCACGATGACCTGAAGAAGGCACTTCAGGAGATGTACAGGGTGCTAAAGCCTCGGGGCAGGCTGGTACTTTCAGATCCTACATGCGAGCAGGAAATGCCGGAAGTGCTACGCGAAGATGAGCGCCTGAGGGCTCTTTGCTTAAGTGGTTCTTTGCCACTAAAGGAATACATCAAAATGATCACCGATGTAGGCTTTGGTACAGTGGAAATAAGAGCAAAACGACCTTATCGTATTCTTGATCCGGCTAATTATGCAACAGATGAGTTGATCTACATTGAAAGTGTGGAGGTGTGTGCTATTAAAGATCCGATGCCGGCAGATGGTCCTTGTGTATTCACAGGTAAGACAGCTATTTACTTTGGTAAAGATGAATGCTTTGATGATGAGAAGGGGCATGTGCTGCTTCCTAATCAACCATTGGCGGTGTGCGATAAAACTGCCGGCGCTCTTGCTGCATTTGGTCGCAATGATATCTTCATTTCTGAAAGTAACTACTTCTATGATGGCGGTGGCTGTTGCTAG
- a CDS encoding lipoprotein signal peptidase has product MKSRNIILLVILVLLIDQVSKFYIKTNFYIGQEIKVMGMNWFRIHFVENEGMAWGWKWGGDWGKVALTLFRLVAVIAGVFIIRDFIKKKYHPGFVYCAALIFAGALGNLIDSLFYGMIFSASDPYVQNVATLFPAGGGYANFLHGKVVDMLYFPIITNAHFPSWVPFWGGEEFEFFRPVFNVADAAISVGVIIILIFQNKFFKQEEKKQESTVETNAPVDDNVQVL; this is encoded by the coding sequence GTGAAGTCGCGGAATATCATCCTACTGGTAATATTGGTTTTGCTTATCGACCAGGTTTCTAAGTTTTATATCAAGACAAATTTCTACATAGGCCAGGAGATCAAGGTAATGGGCATGAACTGGTTCCGCATTCATTTTGTTGAAAATGAAGGAATGGCCTGGGGCTGGAAATGGGGTGGTGATTGGGGGAAAGTGGCGCTTACACTTTTCAGGCTTGTAGCTGTTATTGCAGGTGTTTTTATTATCCGTGATTTTATTAAAAAGAAATATCACCCCGGCTTTGTCTATTGTGCTGCACTCATTTTCGCAGGTGCCTTAGGAAACCTTATTGATAGTTTGTTCTATGGTATGATCTTCAGCGCAAGTGATCCATATGTTCAGAATGTGGCTACTCTCTTTCCTGCAGGTGGCGGTTACGCCAATTTTTTACATGGTAAGGTGGTAGATATGTTGTACTTCCCCATAATTACCAATGCGCATTTTCCTTCGTGGGTGCCTTTTTGGGGCGGAGAAGAATTTGAATTCTTTCGACCTGTTTTTAATGTAGCTGATGCTGCTATTTCAGTTGGTGTCATCATCATCCTGATCTTCCAGAATAAATTCTTCAAGCAAGAAGAGAAAAAGCAAGAGAGCACTGTAGAAACCAATGCGCCGGTGGATGATAATGTGCAGGTACTTTAA
- a CDS encoding 2-hydroxyacid dehydrogenase, whose protein sequence is MKITFFSTQQYDKEFFIEHNKSYNYELDFLDVPLSKKTADLVADSPVICVFVNDKVDAAVMEKLAARGVKTIALRCAGFNNVDLDSARQHGIRVCRVPAYSPEAVAEHAVAMILTLNRKTHKAYNRVREQNFSLNGLLGFDLHGKTVGVIGTGLIGKSFCRIMLGFGCRVLAFDVIANKELEQMGVEYVPLVDLLPHSDIVSLHCPLNEQTHHLINCDTITMMKKGSMLINTSRGGLVDTSAIIAALKSGHLSQVGIDVYEQEEKLFFRDLSGDIIQDDLIGRLMSFQNVLITAHQGFFTREALHQIAATTFENIHALLVQDAPTQKGAILV, encoded by the coding sequence ATGAAGATTACTTTTTTCTCTACCCAGCAATACGATAAAGAGTTTTTCATTGAGCACAACAAAAGCTACAACTACGAACTTGATTTTTTAGATGTACCGCTTAGTAAAAAGACTGCAGACCTTGTAGCTGATAGCCCTGTGATCTGTGTATTTGTAAATGATAAAGTAGATGCCGCTGTCATGGAAAAATTAGCTGCCCGCGGTGTAAAAACAATTGCTTTGCGCTGTGCAGGATTTAATAATGTAGATCTTGATTCTGCAAGGCAGCATGGCATTCGTGTTTGCCGTGTTCCTGCCTACTCCCCTGAAGCCGTAGCAGAACATGCAGTAGCAATGATATTGACACTAAACCGTAAAACGCATAAAGCATACAACAGGGTACGTGAGCAAAATTTTTCGTTGAACGGCTTACTCGGCTTTGATCTTCACGGTAAAACAGTAGGTGTAATAGGTACAGGACTAATAGGAAAATCCTTTTGCAGGATCATGCTGGGCTTTGGCTGCAGGGTATTGGCTTTCGATGTAATTGCGAACAAAGAACTGGAGCAAATGGGCGTAGAATATGTTCCGCTGGTTGATCTTCTGCCACATAGCGATATTGTTTCATTGCACTGCCCGCTTAACGAGCAGACCCACCACCTGATAAATTGCGATACTATAACCATGATGAAGAAAGGCAGTATGCTCATCAACACCAGCCGTGGAGGTTTAGTGGATACCTCTGCCATCATTGCTGCACTCAAATCAGGTCATCTATCGCAGGTTGGAATAGATGTGTACGAACAGGAAGAAAAACTATTTTTCCGCGATCTTTCAGGAGATATCATACAAGATGACCTAATAGGAAGATTGATGAGTTTCCAGAATGTACTGATAACTGCTCACCAGGGTTTTTTTACACGCGAAGCATTGCACCAGATAGCAGCCACAACTTTTGAAAACATTCATGCTTTACTGGTACAAGATGCGCCTACACAAAAAGGTGCTATACTGGTTTAG
- a CDS encoding response regulator — MDNSTRLVLLAEDNNEEYVGFLRAVSKQPGIEVMRLDDGYSLLNMLQTAIEPYAIFLDVNLRYKDGLSTLREIRDMKRFNQVPVIMLSKEVYPPNIEIAYELGATYFIKKCFAGQAFADIFDRILSSSYFNQVKQPPLQEFVIES; from the coding sequence ATGGATAATTCTACACGGTTGGTTTTATTGGCTGAGGATAATAATGAAGAATATGTTGGTTTTCTTCGTGCGGTAAGTAAGCAGCCGGGTATAGAGGTAATGCGGTTGGATGATGGTTACAGTCTCTTGAATATGCTACAGACTGCCATAGAGCCCTATGCTATTTTCCTGGATGTAAACCTTAGGTATAAAGATGGCTTATCAACCTTGCGGGAGATAAGAGATATGAAGCGCTTCAACCAGGTTCCAGTGATCATGTTATCAAAGGAAGTTTATCCTCCTAACATTGAGATTGCTTATGAACTGGGAGCCACCTATTTCATAAAGAAATGCTTCGCAGGCCAGGCATTTGCTGACATATTCGATCGAATTCTTTCCAGTAGTTATTTCAACCAGGTAAAGCAGCCGCCTCTACAGGAATTTGTAATAGAAAGCTGA
- a CDS encoding PadR family transcriptional regulator: MKQNSQLFKGSLTTIVLKLLSEQDRMYGYEITKKVKELTNGEVNITEGALYPSLHKLEADGLLTVSIEHIGNRPRKYYSLTKAGKKEVQNKLAELKSFFQQMQLVLNLPLTTN, encoded by the coding sequence ATGAAACAAAACAGCCAGTTATTCAAAGGTTCACTAACCACAATTGTGCTGAAGCTACTAAGCGAGCAGGATAGGATGTATGGCTACGAGATCACAAAGAAGGTAAAAGAACTTACCAACGGAGAAGTAAATATCACAGAAGGTGCTCTTTATCCTTCACTACATAAATTGGAAGCTGATGGATTACTGACTGTTTCAATAGAACATATTGGTAACCGGCCACGCAAGTACTACAGCCTGACCAAAGCAGGCAAAAAAGAAGTACAAAATAAACTGGCCGAGCTAAAGTCGTTCTTTCAACAAATGCAACTTGTATTAAATCTTCCCTTAACTACAAATTGA